Proteins encoded in a region of the Candidatus Moanabacter tarae genome:
- the iolG_10 gene encoding Myo-inositol 2-dehydrogenase, which yields MPKDKIRIGVIGAGGIFRTRHFPGLAKVKDAEVVAICNRSVASGRKISKEFGIEPDLMTDPYALIARDDIDAVMIGTWPYKHCEYVLKSLDAGKHTWVQARMAMNLREAREMYSKSEETGLAAQICQPPHAMKGDYYMRRLIADGYVGDITNIVIRSMTPALLNPRTPLHWRQISQLSGLNTMSVGMLYEFVNRWCGDTSSLTAQAVTFTKQRPVGREKMGDVDRPDTVNILAVMESGATAVYMFSGAAHHAPSERIEIYGNAGTLVYETAVNLNDQRILGAKGTGKELKELSVPRKDACRWTVESDFINSIKTGELAESTFYQGVKYMEFTEAVFRSVERGQTVNFPVVD from the coding sequence ATGCCAAAAGATAAGATTAGAATTGGTGTCATAGGAGCTGGCGGAATTTTCCGTACCCGTCACTTCCCTGGCCTGGCCAAGGTTAAAGACGCTGAGGTTGTTGCAATCTGCAATCGATCAGTTGCGAGTGGCCGAAAAATTTCAAAGGAATTTGGGATCGAACCCGATCTCATGACCGATCCTTATGCCCTAATCGCACGCGATGACATTGATGCAGTGATGATTGGGACTTGGCCCTATAAGCACTGCGAGTATGTATTAAAGTCACTCGATGCTGGTAAACATACTTGGGTCCAGGCACGGATGGCTATGAATTTGAGAGAAGCCCGTGAGATGTACTCTAAGTCAGAGGAAACCGGTCTTGCTGCTCAGATTTGTCAACCCCCTCATGCTATGAAAGGCGACTACTACATGCGTCGTCTGATAGCTGATGGTTATGTTGGTGATATCACGAATATCGTTATTCGGTCCATGACTCCAGCCCTACTCAATCCAAGAACTCCACTGCATTGGCGACAAATCAGCCAATTATCTGGTCTAAATACGATGAGCGTCGGTATGCTTTATGAGTTTGTTAATCGGTGGTGTGGAGACACTTCCTCTCTGACTGCCCAAGCTGTTACATTCACGAAACAACGTCCGGTCGGCCGAGAGAAAATGGGAGATGTTGATCGGCCTGACACGGTCAATATTCTTGCTGTCATGGAAAGTGGGGCGACTGCCGTCTACATGTTCTCGGGCGCTGCTCATCATGCGCCGAGTGAACGTATCGAGATCTATGGGAATGCAGGTACTTTGGTTTACGAAACAGCCGTTAACCTCAATGACCAACGCATCCTCGGTGCCAAAGGAACGGGAAAAGAGCTTAAAGAACTTTCTGTTCCTCGAAAAGACGCTTGCAGGTGGACCGTTGAGTCGGACTTTATCAATTCCATCAAGACCGGTGAGCTTGCCGAATCGACCTTTTATCAGGGTGTCAAGTACATGGAATTCACCGAGGCTGTTTTTCGTTCGGTGGAACGCGGTCAGACCGTGAATTTTCCAGTTGTCGACTAA
- the yhjX gene encoding putative MFS-type transporter YhjX, which translates to MSSRAQLTILFSALIMAIAMGVRQSLGLFLQPIADTLSSSRETFSFALAIQNILLGIPLAGILADRIGARMVVGVGSILYAIGFAILALVPSLASLYTGLGGLLGFALSATSYVVVLGAVAQVIPPERRGTAFGIVTASGSFGTFTVVPGLQWLLSEFDWQTTFLYASLAVGTIALFALGLPSKSWKHPVSVGVANQESFARVLSKAFKHQGYLLLNCGFLVCGFHVAFIATHLPSFMAGYGLSDMIGATALSLIGFFNMIGCFLFGRLGDRHPKKYLLSFLYLSRAIVICFFLIVPVTGVTALIFASVIGFLWLATVPLTSGIVAQIFGTGHLSSLYGIVFLSHQIGSFFGVWLGGRIYDQTGSYNSVWIGAIILGVVATLLHLPIQETSLPRSTSNA; encoded by the coding sequence ATGTCTTCAAGGGCCCAATTGACCATTCTGTTTAGTGCTTTGATTATGGCTATTGCAATGGGAGTGAGACAGTCCTTGGGATTGTTTCTCCAGCCCATAGCTGACACTCTTTCATCTAGCCGCGAAACTTTCAGTTTCGCATTGGCGATTCAAAATATCCTGTTAGGTATTCCATTGGCAGGAATACTTGCGGATCGAATTGGAGCACGAATGGTTGTTGGCGTCGGATCGATCCTATACGCTATAGGGTTTGCGATTCTTGCACTTGTTCCTTCTTTAGCCAGTCTCTATACAGGGCTGGGAGGTTTACTTGGTTTCGCTCTTAGTGCGACATCCTATGTTGTTGTATTGGGAGCGGTAGCCCAGGTTATCCCACCTGAACGCCGTGGAACTGCATTTGGGATTGTTACTGCATCTGGCTCATTTGGGACCTTTACCGTGGTGCCGGGTTTACAGTGGCTCCTAAGCGAATTTGATTGGCAAACAACTTTTCTTTATGCCTCTTTGGCAGTTGGGACTATTGCCCTTTTCGCCCTAGGATTACCTTCTAAGTCATGGAAGCATCCGGTTTCTGTAGGAGTTGCGAATCAGGAGAGCTTTGCAAGAGTTTTATCTAAAGCGTTCAAACACCAAGGGTATTTGTTGCTCAATTGTGGATTCCTAGTTTGCGGTTTCCACGTTGCCTTCATTGCTACCCATTTGCCTTCATTTATGGCGGGTTATGGTCTTTCTGATATGATTGGGGCAACGGCTCTATCATTGATTGGATTCTTTAATATGATTGGTTGTTTTCTTTTTGGACGGTTGGGTGACCGTCACCCCAAAAAATATCTCCTGAGCTTTCTTTATCTATCGAGGGCCATTGTTATTTGCTTCTTTTTGATCGTCCCTGTCACCGGCGTTACAGCCCTAATCTTCGCATCTGTAATTGGGTTCCTTTGGCTGGCTACGGTCCCGTTAACAAGCGGAATTGTCGCTCAGATATTTGGAACCGGGCATCTCTCTTCACTTTATGGAATCGTATTCCTTTCCCACCAGATTGGCAGTTTTTTCGGTGTTTGGCTCGGAGGGCGGATTTACGACCAGACTGGATCCTATAATTCTGTCTGGATTGGTGCCATCATATTGGGTGTCGTCGCTACGTTACTTCATTTGCCAATCCAAGAAACCTCTCTTCCTCGTTCAACATCCAACGCTTAG
- the sacA_1 gene encoding Sucrose-6-phosphate hydrolase, whose translation MTDSKGYISEVPHSKFGDTLEEQEEQLRSNPLLQSFLSSRKKHANDPVRPRYHYCNPEGRLNDPNGLCFWQNRWHMFYQTFPPEDPRPHWGHVVSDDLIHWRDLPHALYPNPEDGCWSGASLVEEDRVLAHYYGHPRGNMTAISRDPLLLNWEKLGEIIPVPEVWAGYRIYDPCIWKKDGFYYSLSGGRLPSGPGGRARPANFLFRSSDLKRWEYLHPFVEDDLFSENGDDGACPYFWPIGNKHMLLFFSHMRGGRYIIGDYDKGRDKLIATDYGRFNFGAALPGGVHAPSAVPDGEGGLIVIFNVNWALPSTGWSDEHRASFFFGCWAGQQIMSLPRRLNLTNENELTITPAGDIESLRGDNVQLVDREIPSNQEMILSEIAGSSFEIKVEIDTQDSPMVALDVLRAPDKQEYTRIAFYRNRGLKPVLPGMGSSTPADGVGVHSLISIDSSCSSILLEARSRPPETAPVFLKPDEFLKLRVFVDRSIVEVFVNDKQCIAVRVYPGREDSTGVSILSQGQGSRIISLDAWQMKSIYDRP comes from the coding sequence GTGACTGATTCAAAAGGCTATATATCGGAAGTCCCGCATTCCAAATTCGGTGATACGCTCGAGGAGCAGGAAGAACAACTGCGGTCAAACCCCCTGCTGCAAAGCTTTCTTTCTTCCCGAAAAAAGCATGCAAATGATCCTGTTAGGCCGCGCTATCATTACTGTAATCCCGAGGGTCGCCTTAATGATCCTAACGGACTTTGTTTTTGGCAAAACCGTTGGCATATGTTCTATCAGACTTTTCCTCCAGAGGATCCCCGTCCTCACTGGGGACATGTAGTTAGCGATGATTTAATCCATTGGCGCGATCTGCCTCATGCTCTTTATCCTAATCCAGAGGATGGCTGTTGGTCAGGTGCGTCATTAGTGGAGGAGGATCGGGTCCTTGCTCACTATTACGGCCATCCCAGGGGAAACATGACAGCGATCAGCCGTGATCCACTATTGTTAAATTGGGAGAAACTAGGCGAAATTATCCCTGTCCCAGAAGTTTGGGCAGGTTATCGTATTTATGATCCTTGTATATGGAAGAAGGATGGTTTTTATTATTCTTTATCGGGTGGTCGCCTTCCCAGTGGTCCTGGTGGAAGAGCGCGCCCAGCAAACTTTCTTTTTCGGTCCTCCGACCTCAAAAGGTGGGAATACCTACATCCTTTCGTTGAAGATGATCTATTTTCTGAGAACGGTGATGATGGGGCTTGTCCATACTTCTGGCCTATTGGCAACAAGCACATGTTGCTTTTCTTTAGTCATATGCGAGGAGGGCGATATATCATCGGTGATTACGATAAAGGTCGTGATAAGCTGATTGCCACCGACTACGGGCGTTTCAATTTCGGTGCTGCCTTGCCTGGTGGTGTCCATGCTCCATCGGCAGTACCAGATGGGGAGGGAGGCCTCATCGTCATTTTCAATGTAAACTGGGCGCTCCCATCAACGGGGTGGAGCGATGAGCATCGCGCCTCTTTCTTTTTCGGATGTTGGGCAGGCCAACAGATAATGAGCCTTCCGAGGCGACTAAATCTAACAAATGAAAATGAACTTACGATCACACCCGCCGGTGATATTGAGTCACTGCGTGGCGATAATGTTCAGTTGGTTGACCGGGAGATCCCTAGCAACCAAGAGATGATCCTTTCCGAAATCGCTGGTAGTTCCTTTGAGATCAAGGTGGAAATTGACACCCAAGATTCACCTATGGTTGCTTTGGATGTTCTTCGGGCGCCAGACAAACAGGAGTACACCCGTATAGCATTCTACCGTAACAGAGGGTTGAAACCCGTCCTTCCTGGTATGGGTTCGAGCACCCCAGCAGATGGCGTTGGAGTTCATAGTTTGATCTCTATTGATTCCTCTTGCTCCTCAATTTTACTCGAGGCTCGATCAAGACCACCTGAAACAGCTCCTGTTTTTTTGAAGCCAGATGAATTTCTTAAATTGCGCGTGTTTGTGGACCGAAGTATCGTTGAAGTCTTTGTTAATGATAAACAGTGCATTGCGGTTCGTGTCTACCCTGGACGTGAGGATAGTACTGGTGTTTCTATTCTTTCCCAGGGTCAAGGATCGCGAATTATATCTCTGGACGCTTGGCAGATGAAAAGTATCTACGATAGACCGTAG
- the iolG_11 gene encoding Myo-inositol 2-dehydrogenase: MDPLRVAVIGAGQHARSHLDMIHQEPEMMLAAVAEINPDRLEEARKEYAPEQVFSNYREMLDVCQLDVVYVETMPAHLTEIVLDCLERDLHTSIEKPVGMSSQEAERMLASSEKSNGKTIVSVNRRYYPEVLAVKNLILEHGGAVHVSATYNKGLIPLFAYGSEDAIPSPIICDAIHHVDLIRWLAGPSLEEPADFDEVFAYSRKGNHPGSFHYNAIIHFTNECNAVMMSHYTVGSRIQRIEVHADSFSAYLDLTNSIRKTELYESGSPLEIQLDLDSVGGRDFNETRHFVECIRKDKEPWSGLKDLVKTMQLCEAIDQGIKGFE; the protein is encoded by the coding sequence ATGGATCCCTTACGAGTAGCAGTGATCGGAGCCGGGCAACATGCTCGATCCCATTTAGACATGATCCATCAGGAGCCTGAAATGATGCTAGCCGCAGTAGCTGAGATTAATCCCGATCGTCTCGAGGAGGCTCGGAAGGAATACGCTCCAGAACAAGTTTTTAGTAACTACAGGGAAATGCTCGACGTCTGCCAGCTCGATGTCGTCTACGTAGAAACAATGCCTGCTCATCTAACTGAGATAGTCCTAGACTGTCTAGAACGCGATCTCCATACCTCTATCGAAAAACCAGTGGGCATGTCTTCTCAGGAAGCTGAGCGAATGCTGGCTTCTTCTGAAAAAAGTAATGGGAAGACGATTGTCTCTGTCAATCGCCGCTACTATCCCGAAGTTCTTGCGGTCAAGAACCTCATCCTGGAACACGGTGGCGCCGTTCATGTATCAGCCACTTACAACAAGGGATTAATTCCCCTTTTTGCTTATGGATCCGAAGATGCTATACCCAGTCCAATAATTTGCGATGCCATACATCATGTGGATCTAATCCGTTGGCTTGCAGGCCCATCTCTCGAAGAACCAGCAGATTTCGACGAAGTCTTCGCATATTCCCGGAAGGGAAACCACCCGGGAAGTTTTCACTATAATGCAATCATCCATTTCACAAATGAATGCAATGCCGTTATGATGAGCCACTACACTGTCGGTTCCCGTATCCAAAGGATCGAAGTTCATGCCGATTCCTTTTCGGCTTACCTGGATCTAACAAACAGTATCCGTAAAACTGAACTTTACGAATCCGGAAGCCCCCTTGAGATACAACTCGACCTGGATTCCGTAGGCGGCCGGGACTTCAACGAAACCCGCCACTTCGTAGAATGCATACGCAAGGATAAAGAACCGTGGAGTGGGCTCAAAGACCTCGTTAAAACCATGCAGTTGTGTGAAGCAATCGATCAAGGAATAAAGGGCTTCGAATAG
- the gci_7 gene encoding D-galactarolactone cycloisomerase codes for MKITHLELETVTVNNYETWVFVLIHTDSNITGLGELNPSAPRAACVATLKQMGDNLRGRDPRIINTIISDLKKDTLGLVEVRSLSAIEQCLWDILARSLQVPLHTLFGGSNHDTIRLYANITRATHRLTPEAFAKSAKGAVADGFSAVKLAPFVGPGPIETTEHLEESLQCVRSVRAAVGPDIEIMLDCYGLFTPQAALAIIEDLNDVGLYWFEEPVANDDWEGYLKVKERCAVPLAGGERYEFIQGFWPAFQREIFHIAMPDVGIVGGIGELHKVSTMAESCGIRVAPHGPFGPVTLAASAQVMAAHTGFLVLEYPWGLNTWRSELIDPPEHITNSHYHLSNQPGIGTVLNPKLLKEHRAK; via the coding sequence ATGAAAATAACACATCTGGAACTAGAAACGGTAACGGTAAACAATTATGAGACCTGGGTATTCGTACTTATTCATACAGATAGCAATATCACTGGTCTGGGAGAGCTGAATCCATCTGCCCCTCGCGCAGCATGCGTAGCAACACTGAAGCAGATGGGAGACAATCTTCGAGGCCGTGATCCTCGAATTATCAATACAATCATTTCAGACCTAAAAAAAGACACACTTGGACTCGTTGAAGTACGCTCTCTCAGCGCAATTGAACAATGTCTATGGGATATCCTTGCCCGGTCGTTGCAGGTTCCGCTCCATACACTCTTTGGTGGAAGCAATCACGATACTATCCGACTCTATGCTAACATCACCCGGGCCACCCATCGATTGACCCCAGAGGCCTTTGCTAAGAGCGCTAAGGGTGCAGTTGCAGATGGATTTAGCGCTGTTAAACTCGCCCCATTCGTAGGACCGGGTCCCATAGAAACAACAGAACATCTGGAAGAATCCCTACAATGTGTGCGTTCCGTACGAGCTGCCGTAGGTCCCGATATTGAAATCATGCTGGACTGTTACGGCCTCTTTACTCCACAAGCAGCTCTGGCCATAATCGAAGACTTGAATGATGTGGGCCTCTACTGGTTTGAAGAACCTGTGGCGAATGATGATTGGGAGGGATATTTGAAAGTCAAAGAGCGTTGTGCAGTTCCTCTCGCTGGAGGTGAGCGTTACGAATTCATCCAGGGATTCTGGCCAGCTTTCCAAAGGGAGATCTTTCATATCGCAATGCCCGATGTGGGAATCGTTGGAGGGATTGGTGAACTTCACAAAGTATCGACAATGGCCGAGAGCTGCGGTATTCGAGTGGCTCCCCACGGTCCCTTCGGGCCCGTAACACTAGCAGCCAGTGCTCAGGTCATGGCGGCACACACCGGCTTCTTAGTATTGGAATATCCATGGGGCCTGAACACATGGCGTTCCGAGTTGATCGACCCTCCGGAACACATCACTAATTCCCATTACCACCTTTCCAATCAGCCTGGAATAGGCACAGTCCTAAATCCGAAACTACTAAAAGAACATCGGGCTAAATAG
- the uxuA_8 gene encoding Mannonate dehydratase has protein sequence MKILLRQCDLSDEYLHFVAQIGADGIDIHNAESIPGFIEQGYPDEKALRRIKERINGFGLGLYRIAPQDEPLDFMLGNPGGEKDIEDLKRTIEIMGRLEIPFLSTPFHFDHPGHCGAVKFTHRCGYQMGGFSVDKMNASRTEKPWEFRVTIEEHWERSLELLRALVPVAEENNVKLITHPGDPPLSNAYVSPQRWTDLMYQVPSTHNGLLYCVGTRYESGVNICDDIRRYGRKGQIFHTHIRNVRGQIPTHGGYQEVSIDDGDIDLFAVLKTLREVGFDGGLQLDHMPDYAYDDQHRKIAWAQAVGYVQALLAALY, from the coding sequence ATGAAAATCCTTCTTCGCCAGTGTGATTTATCCGACGAGTACCTCCACTTTGTTGCTCAGATAGGGGCTGATGGGATCGATATTCATAATGCGGAGAGCATTCCTGGCTTCATCGAACAGGGCTATCCTGACGAGAAAGCGTTGCGCAGAATTAAGGAGCGAATAAATGGATTTGGTCTAGGTCTTTACCGGATTGCTCCACAGGACGAGCCGCTAGATTTTATGCTGGGGAATCCAGGAGGTGAAAAAGATATAGAGGACTTGAAAAGGACCATAGAAATTATGGGACGGCTCGAAATTCCTTTTCTCTCTACGCCCTTTCATTTTGATCATCCAGGTCATTGTGGAGCTGTGAAGTTCACTCATCGTTGTGGTTACCAAATGGGCGGGTTCAGTGTTGATAAAATGAACGCTAGCAGAACCGAAAAACCTTGGGAATTTAGGGTTACAATCGAAGAGCATTGGGAACGATCTCTCGAGCTCTTGCGAGCGCTAGTTCCCGTGGCGGAAGAAAACAACGTAAAACTGATAACCCATCCAGGCGACCCTCCGTTATCCAATGCTTACGTATCCCCACAGCGCTGGACCGACTTGATGTATCAGGTTCCAAGCACCCATAATGGTCTTCTATATTGCGTTGGCACACGCTATGAGTCAGGTGTGAACATTTGTGACGATATCCGGAGGTATGGGAGGAAGGGTCAGATATTTCACACTCATATTCGAAATGTAAGAGGACAAATCCCTACTCACGGAGGTTACCAGGAGGTTTCCATTGATGACGGGGATATCGATCTGTTCGCTGTTCTGAAGACCCTTCGTGAAGTGGGATTTGATGGCGGCCTCCAACTCGATCATATGCCTGATTATGCCTACGACGATCAACACCGTAAAATCGCTTGGGCACAAGCTGTTGGCTATGTCCAGGCTCTTTTGGCTGCGTTATATTGA
- the aam_1 gene encoding Acylamidase, giving the protein MNDFLSLSAVDQAAAIKKKSISVVEVVQVHLDRISEVNPALNAVVQLRAEGALADARAADTTLARGDETGPLHGVPMTIKDSIDTADLITAAGTKGRESFVPSRDASVVARLRKAGAILLGKTNTPELTLSAETDNLLYGRTNNPYDTSRSTGGSSAGPAAIVASCGSAFDLGSDTGGSIRQPAHFCGISGLKPTSGRVPSTGHVLSYDLGVLSLLTQIGPLARSVEDIKLILPIISGVDGYDPSVVPMPLGDPGQVDLRKLRGVFCIDNRIVSPTSETIKLIQDSVSVLGDVGINFEEAWPDEALEASELFHELILADGGVWVEKILKECGTTEVHPLLKDRFIGGAPISVSEYTALLTRIDCFRSGMLRFMENYDFILCPVNAFPAARHGEIFARGDGYTYTRTFNMTGWPASVVRAGTSPEGLPIGVQVAALPWREDLVLAVSAFLESRWGGWKHPPL; this is encoded by the coding sequence ATGAATGATTTTCTTTCTTTATCAGCTGTGGATCAGGCTGCTGCCATAAAGAAAAAGTCGATTTCAGTGGTAGAGGTGGTTCAGGTTCATCTTGATCGCATTTCAGAAGTGAACCCAGCTCTTAATGCCGTGGTCCAGTTGCGAGCTGAGGGAGCTTTGGCTGATGCTCGTGCTGCTGATACCACACTTGCCCGTGGCGATGAAACTGGGCCTTTGCACGGTGTACCTATGACGATCAAGGATTCGATCGATACTGCCGATTTGATTACGGCAGCTGGTACCAAGGGACGGGAATCCTTTGTTCCGAGTAGGGACGCTTCGGTGGTGGCTCGTTTAAGAAAGGCTGGAGCAATACTTCTTGGGAAGACCAATACTCCCGAACTCACATTAAGTGCTGAGACCGACAATCTGCTGTATGGTCGAACAAATAATCCCTATGACACATCCCGTTCTACCGGTGGAAGTAGTGCTGGTCCTGCTGCAATCGTAGCTTCCTGTGGTTCCGCATTTGATTTGGGTAGTGATACCGGAGGAAGCATTCGTCAACCCGCACACTTCTGTGGAATATCTGGGCTAAAGCCAACCTCCGGCCGTGTTCCTAGTACTGGACATGTCCTCTCCTATGACTTGGGTGTATTGAGTCTTCTTACCCAGATTGGCCCCCTTGCACGGTCGGTTGAGGACATAAAACTTATTCTGCCTATCATTTCAGGAGTTGACGGATACGATCCCAGTGTGGTTCCGATGCCTTTAGGTGATCCTGGACAGGTAGACCTTAGGAAACTTCGCGGAGTGTTTTGTATCGACAATCGAATTGTGTCACCGACTTCAGAAACTATAAAGCTGATTCAAGATAGTGTCAGTGTACTTGGAGACGTTGGGATCAACTTTGAAGAAGCTTGGCCTGATGAAGCACTTGAAGCGTCCGAGTTGTTTCACGAGCTTATTCTCGCCGATGGTGGCGTATGGGTTGAGAAAATATTAAAGGAATGTGGTACTACAGAGGTGCATCCTTTGTTGAAGGATCGTTTTATCGGGGGGGCTCCGATCTCTGTTTCCGAATACACAGCTTTACTAACACGGATTGATTGCTTTCGCAGTGGAATGCTTCGGTTTATGGAGAATTACGATTTTATTCTGTGTCCAGTAAATGCTTTTCCTGCCGCACGGCATGGAGAGATTTTCGCAAGGGGAGATGGATATACCTATACTCGGACATTCAATATGACAGGTTGGCCTGCTTCAGTGGTAAGAGCAGGAACTTCTCCTGAGGGGTTGCCTATTGGTGTTCAGGTTGCGGCGCTACCGTGGCGCGAAGATTTAGTGTTGGCGGTTTCAGCTTTTCTAGAATCTAGATGGGGGGGGTGGAAGCATCCACCGCTTTAG
- the lgoT gene encoding putative L-galactonate transporter has protein sequence MMKNSSSDNSRKHLWWCNLHHIVNDGYVASLSLLLPFIAVDLGLDYTASGLLKTIHYGAICVAQLPAGFLAERLGAILLLGSGTIIFGLGYAALLVAFSFPIALLAVFGAGIGGGVYHPVGTGLIADTFTGEKSGKAIGTLNFFGDVGKVVFPAATGIMIGFVGWRGSCGLLGCAGIAVGIIYLISFGKDIKIQKLRGRKQDDKPGIPPQGGLGLGHRLQKWGIAHPGQFGLYALIGSLDTGIRSAVMAFLGFLLIRDGITETNVGWCISLTFLGGAMGKLICGMPMRKLGAARLIILTETLMILGCLALPHIGNNQALFIFLPLFGFVLNGTSSVLYIGLVPIFTPTRRSRGYAMYYTLNFIASAFAPIIFGLTGDKWGLDIAFYTAGGAMLLILPLTAFLRKI, from the coding sequence ATGATGAAGAATTCATCATCCGATAATTCCAGGAAGCATCTCTGGTGGTGTAACTTACACCACATTGTCAACGACGGTTATGTCGCCAGTCTCTCCCTACTCCTCCCTTTTATCGCAGTTGATCTTGGGCTCGATTATACCGCATCTGGCCTGTTAAAGACCATTCACTACGGTGCGATCTGTGTAGCACAACTTCCGGCTGGATTTCTAGCCGAACGTCTTGGAGCAATTCTCCTACTTGGGTCGGGGACTATCATCTTTGGCCTAGGCTATGCTGCTCTTCTTGTTGCATTCTCTTTTCCAATAGCATTGCTTGCCGTATTTGGAGCCGGTATTGGGGGAGGGGTGTACCATCCTGTCGGCACGGGTCTCATAGCTGACACCTTTACAGGAGAAAAATCGGGTAAGGCGATCGGAACATTAAACTTCTTTGGCGATGTAGGAAAAGTTGTATTCCCCGCGGCAACCGGGATCATGATCGGATTCGTTGGATGGCGCGGCAGTTGTGGCCTTCTTGGCTGCGCCGGGATAGCAGTAGGAATTATCTACCTCATCTCCTTTGGAAAAGATATAAAAATTCAGAAACTTCGAGGCAGAAAACAAGACGATAAACCTGGAATTCCTCCCCAGGGAGGTTTGGGGCTCGGCCATCGCCTCCAGAAATGGGGTATTGCCCACCCTGGACAATTTGGTCTCTATGCTTTGATTGGTTCCCTGGACACCGGAATTAGATCAGCGGTTATGGCGTTCCTCGGATTCCTGTTGATTCGAGATGGAATCACGGAAACAAACGTAGGATGGTGTATATCACTAACCTTTTTGGGAGGGGCAATGGGCAAGCTTATTTGTGGCATGCCTATGCGAAAACTAGGGGCCGCACGCCTTATAATCCTGACAGAGACACTTATGATTCTAGGGTGTTTGGCTTTGCCTCATATTGGTAATAATCAAGCATTGTTCATTTTCCTACCCCTTTTTGGCTTTGTTCTTAACGGTACATCATCGGTGCTTTATATAGGACTAGTTCCGATTTTTACTCCAACACGACGCAGCCGTGGGTACGCCATGTATTACACGCTCAATTTTATTGCTTCAGCCTTTGCCCCCATCATTTTCGGACTTACTGGAGATAAATGGGGCCTGGATATTGCATTTTATACGGCCGGAGGGGCAATGTTGCTAATCCTCCCTCTGACGGCATTTTTAAGGAAAATCTAG
- the afr_2 gene encoding 1,5-anhydro-D-fructose reductase — translation MRNFHPIRLGIIGAGFTGRQAALSASQLPSRINSVAMADLNTDRLQPVIDEFSIPKAYHDYRELLEDKTIEAVYLGVPPNIRLKMVIDSLSAGKHVMVQKPHAIRAPEILKMEAAAQRAKKVIQFSYYLRHYPQNRSVRAAIKSGKIGRPYHGRYFSKNARPVHSHADADRWLLIYGMKGGVLAQHMSHDLNLLWWWMGSPAPEWAFATKHNIHPIYNGPEGPSEDYFSGIIGFAEGATIQIDVTNSSHSDSPRICELHGEEGAVAGNERCGLINQNADEKPNQAIFRLTENGYEREEITEEYDIPHTTAPAGASPFYYEIEHFAMAIAGEVLPEVNAEEAYTFMRILDALYDSAKSNEKIVIN, via the coding sequence ATGCGTAACTTCCATCCCATCCGTCTTGGAATCATTGGTGCCGGGTTTACTGGCCGCCAAGCAGCCCTCTCCGCCTCGCAACTACCCTCTCGAATTAATTCAGTAGCAATGGCAGACCTCAATACAGATCGCCTTCAACCTGTAATTGACGAATTCTCAATTCCGAAGGCTTATCACGACTATCGAGAGCTTCTCGAAGATAAAACAATCGAAGCCGTCTATCTCGGTGTACCACCTAATATACGGCTAAAAATGGTAATTGACAGCCTTTCGGCCGGCAAGCACGTGATGGTTCAAAAACCACATGCTATTAGAGCACCAGAAATCCTCAAGATGGAAGCCGCAGCCCAACGTGCCAAAAAGGTAATCCAATTCTCTTATTACCTGAGGCACTATCCACAAAACCGTTCCGTGCGAGCGGCAATAAAATCAGGTAAGATTGGTCGGCCGTATCATGGCCGTTACTTCAGTAAAAATGCCCGCCCGGTTCATTCACACGCTGATGCTGACCGATGGCTTCTGATTTACGGCATGAAAGGAGGCGTACTAGCGCAACATATGTCTCACGACCTCAATCTTCTCTGGTGGTGGATGGGTTCCCCGGCTCCAGAATGGGCGTTCGCCACCAAACATAATATTCACCCAATTTATAATGGGCCGGAAGGCCCATCGGAAGATTACTTTAGCGGCATTATTGGTTTCGCCGAGGGAGCAACCATTCAGATTGACGTAACAAACTCTTCCCACTCCGACTCGCCCCGAATCTGTGAATTGCACGGGGAAGAAGGAGCAGTTGCAGGAAACGAACGTTGTGGTCTCATCAACCAAAATGCCGACGAAAAACCTAACCAAGCGATTTTTAGACTAACCGAAAACGGCTACGAACGTGAGGAGATTACTGAGGAATATGACATCCCTCACACTACCGCCCCGGCTGGAGCTTCGCCCTTCTATTACGAGATTGAACATTTCGCAATGGCTATTGCTGGAGAAGTATTGCCAGAAGTAAATGCTGAGGAAGCCTATACCTTTATGCGGATACTTGATGCACTCTATGATAGTGCAAAATCAAATGAGAAAATCGTGATTAACTGA